AGGGTGTTCTTGCACACAGCAGTTGCATGTCCGCATGATGCCGAGAGAGGCCCAAGGAGCAGTAAGGGGCTCGAAAATTGGCTTGGACAATTGAAATGTCTGAACTGGAGGTGGAATCTTAGGCTCGACCTTGGTCTCAATGATAGTCTCAACTTTGACCTCCGCCTTAGGCTTAGGGGCGATAGTCTCGGTGGTGCTCTGGACTAGTTGCCCATCAACAGTTGAGCGCTTGATCAACCAGTGATCTCGACCATGGCAGGTGATACCTTGATCGACACAAGACTGGCAAAGATCAAAGTCTCCGTCGTCACAGGTGGAACAGTGGTAGTGAACATCAGGAATATTGTTTTCGCAGCTGTTGCAACAGACTGCGAAGCCAGGACCAGCATGAGTGAACATAGCAGGGCATTTGTTCAGTGATGGATCGGCAGTCTTGGGCAGAAAGAATGGGGACTGATGATGCTTGGTCACGGGGAGAGATTGGGGAGTCTGCTTTGGCACCGACTGTCGTTCCATAAGATTAGCAAGCCTGCTCTCAAAATCCAGACGAGCATCCCGACGTTCTCCAATGAGTCTCGCAGCATCACTGAGGAGAGCAGAGTTGTAAGTTCGCGATAGAGGGCTAATACGGACCGGAAGAGTCGTCTCGGGAGATGTGATGATTGATGCTGGGGTTGGTGCAGGAGCCTCAGCAGCGGGAGTGGGTGCAGGGCTTGGCTCTTCGGAGGTCTCGTGAGCTTCTTTGGGAGCCTCGTCCATGCTCATAGGAGAAGAACTGAATGCGGCGGTTTCAAGCTCATCTTCGATGGTGACAGGCTTAGGTACTGTAACCTTGGGCTGTTCTTTGATGGTGACACGAATCTTGAGCTTTGACTTTGCCTTGGCGGCGCGGTAGAGTTGCTTGTAGATGGGGATGTTTTCAGCCTCAAGAAGGACATATGACGCAGCAGAATCGGAGTATCGCTCAAAGGCGACTTGAGCATCTCCGGGAATGTGCAAGAATGTACGGATCTGATAGCGTGTTAGTTGTTGCTTAATCAATTATTGAACCGCCAACTTTGGTCTCCATGGTAAGATGGCGACGTAGGATGGCGAAAACTCTGGAACTACTCAACGCGAGAGCAGTATTTGTCAACATACATTAGATTCAAGAGTTCTTGGGACCATATCCCGAAGAGGCATCTTGGTGCGACGAGTGATGCCCTCGAACATCACCTTGACGGTGATGGCATGGTCCAGACCAGCGTTATGCGTGGTGGAAGCCATTTTTGCAATGTTTCCAGGAAGGCTGCTAAAAGAAAAGGATGTTAGGATCCCAGTTTATTCTCGTCGTACTCGATCCGCAaaggacga
This DNA window, taken from Fusarium oxysporum f. sp. lycopersici 4287 chromosome 7, whole genome shotgun sequence, encodes the following:
- a CDS encoding hypothetical protein (At least one base has a quality score < 10), which translates into the protein MASTTHNAGLDHAITVKVMFEGITRRTKMPLRDMVPRTLESNIRTFLHIPGDAQVAFERYSDSAASYVLLEAENIPIYKQLYRAAKAKSKLKIRVTIKEQPKVTVPKPVTIEDELETAAFSSSPMSMDEAPKEAHETSEEPSPAPTPAAEAPAPTPASIITSPETTLPVRISPLSRTYNSALLSDAARLIGERRDARLDFESRLANLMERQSVPKQTPQSLPVTKHHQSPFFLPKTADPSLNKCPAMFTHAGPGFAVCCNSCENNIPDVHYHCSTCDDGDFDLCQSCVDQGITCHGRDHWLIKRSTVDGQLVQSTTETIAPKPKAEVKVETIIETKVEPKIPPPVQTFQLSKPIFEPLTAPWASLGIMRTCNCCVQEHPEAEFLHCTVCEDFDLCQPCFAKDKHGHHPKHGFAPAVKGTKMPHHVAAKMSPGRNHMHHAICDGCDKYITGIRHKCLDCPDWDYCSTCIKSVKIIHPGHRFAPIYEPLTDVRARAPAAVHVGICCDGPLCSGKPGVPQLHPWHPIQMCYLQ
- a CDS encoding hypothetical protein (At least one base has a quality score < 10), whose product is MASTTHNAGLDHAITVKVMFEGITRRTKMPLRDMVPRTLESNIRTFLHIPGDAQVAFERYSDSAASYVLLEAENIPIYKQLYRAAKAKSKLKIRVTIKEQPKVTVPKPVTIEDELETAAFSSSPMSMDEAPKEAHETSEEPSPAPTPAAEAPAPTPASIITSPETTLPSVPKQTPQSLPVTKHHQSPFFLPKTADPSLNKCPAMFTHAGPGFAVCCNSCENNIPDVHYHCSTCDDGDFDLCQSCVDQGITCHGRDHWLIKRSTVDGQLVQSTTETIAPKPKAEVKVETIIETKVEPKIPPPVQTFQLSKPIFEPLTAPWASLGIMRTCNCCVQEHPEAEFLHCTVCEDFDLCQPCFAKDKHGHHPKHGFAPAVKGTKMPHHVAAKMSPGRNHMHHAICDGCDKYITGIRHKCLDCPDWDYCSTCIKSVKIIHPGHRFAPIYEPLTDVRARAPAAVHVGICCDGPLCSGKPGVPQLHPWHPIQMCYLQ